One genomic window of Lepeophtheirus salmonis chromosome 5, UVic_Lsal_1.4, whole genome shotgun sequence includes the following:
- the Scgbeta gene encoding uncharacterized protein Scgbeta isoform X2 — MIYIWKKLFKGFLQPTPCTELHQEMDEKTSAYMYYFWACSFVIFIIGFINLFILIAIIQALGLSLHGLNTMQFLPNQLGIKFTDDLIANNITTGNGIISSFSDEPLYIHANDELKFRTTKDGASLFLNEDEGLKIESIQFLKVQDPESKKIIFDSQSPILTWEDSVENLHINELTLDSISSPLWKDLFIQSDSTIDILGAEGISIESKNIKMEAGEHIIFSSDSKIVIDAEDIRLDPLALPVGGDGGYPGENPHFKICICLPSGLVYTIPENVSGTPIHCDDDNYSPCHH, encoded by the exons atgatatatatttggaaaaagttatttaagggTTTTTTACAGCCTACACCATGTACTGAGCTCCATCA GGAAATGGATGAAAAAACAAGTgcttatatgtattatttttgggCATGTAGCTTTGTCATTTTCATAATTGGCTTCATTAATCTATTTATACTCATTGCTATAATTCAAGCTTTAG gATTATCCCTTCATGGATTAAATACCATGCAATTCCTTCCGAACCAATTGGGAATTAAGTTTACAGACGATCTAATTGCCAATAATATAACTACAGGAAATGGTATAATAAGTAGCTTCAGTGATGAACCCCTATATATTCATGCCAATGATGAGCTAAAATTTCGCACAACAAAGGATGGGGCTAGCCTATTTTTAAACGAAGATGAGGGTCTTAAAATTGAGAGCATTCAATTTCTTAAAGTACAAGATCCtgaatcaaagaaaattattttcgacTCTCAGTCTCCGATTTTAACATGGGAAGACTCTGTTGAGAACCTTCATATCAACGAGCTAACATTGGATTCAATTAGTTCACCACTTTGGAAGGATTTGTTTATTCAGTCTGACTCCACGATTGATATATTAGGAGCAGAAGGGATTTCAAttgagtcaaaaaatataaaaatggaagcCGGAGagcatatcattttttcttctgaCTCTAAAATAGTAATTGATGCAGAGGACATCCGACTTGACCCTTTGGCCCTCCCTGTAGGAGGTGATGGTGGCTATCCTGGAGAAAATCCACATTTCAAGATTTGTATATGCTTACCATCAGGACTTGTATACACAATCCCTGAAAACGTATCTGGGACACCTATACATTGTGATGATGATAATTACAGTCCTTGTCATCATTAA
- the Scgbeta gene encoding uncharacterized protein Scgbeta isoform X1, with translation MASLIVIHAMTMGVDYKSSPVDMLYIPWAEDQFCLEMDEKTSAYMYYFWACSFVIFIIGFINLFILIAIIQALGLSLHGLNTMQFLPNQLGIKFTDDLIANNITTGNGIISSFSDEPLYIHANDELKFRTTKDGASLFLNEDEGLKIESIQFLKVQDPESKKIIFDSQSPILTWEDSVENLHINELTLDSISSPLWKDLFIQSDSTIDILGAEGISIESKNIKMEAGEHIIFSSDSKIVIDAEDIRLDPLALPVGGDGGYPGENPHFKICICLPSGLVYTIPENVSGTPIHCDDDNYSPCHH, from the exons ATGGCGTCCCTGATTGTAATACATGCAATGACAATGGGTGTTGACTATAAATCAAGCCCTGTGGATATGCTGTATATCCCATGGGCCGAGGATCAATTTTGTTT GGAAATGGATGAAAAAACAAGTgcttatatgtattatttttgggCATGTAGCTTTGTCATTTTCATAATTGGCTTCATTAATCTATTTATACTCATTGCTATAATTCAAGCTTTAG gATTATCCCTTCATGGATTAAATACCATGCAATTCCTTCCGAACCAATTGGGAATTAAGTTTACAGACGATCTAATTGCCAATAATATAACTACAGGAAATGGTATAATAAGTAGCTTCAGTGATGAACCCCTATATATTCATGCCAATGATGAGCTAAAATTTCGCACAACAAAGGATGGGGCTAGCCTATTTTTAAACGAAGATGAGGGTCTTAAAATTGAGAGCATTCAATTTCTTAAAGTACAAGATCCtgaatcaaagaaaattattttcgacTCTCAGTCTCCGATTTTAACATGGGAAGACTCTGTTGAGAACCTTCATATCAACGAGCTAACATTGGATTCAATTAGTTCACCACTTTGGAAGGATTTGTTTATTCAGTCTGACTCCACGATTGATATATTAGGAGCAGAAGGGATTTCAAttgagtcaaaaaatataaaaatggaagcCGGAGagcatatcattttttcttctgaCTCTAAAATAGTAATTGATGCAGAGGACATCCGACTTGACCCTTTGGCCCTCCCTGTAGGAGGTGATGGTGGCTATCCTGGAGAAAATCCACATTTCAAGATTTGTATATGCTTACCATCAGGACTTGTATACACAATCCCTGAAAACGTATCTGGGACACCTATACATTGTGATGATGATAATTACAGTCCTTGTCATCATTAA
- the Scgbeta gene encoding uncharacterized protein Scgbeta isoform X3 → MDEKTSAYMYYFWACSFVIFIIGFINLFILIAIIQALGLSLHGLNTMQFLPNQLGIKFTDDLIANNITTGNGIISSFSDEPLYIHANDELKFRTTKDGASLFLNEDEGLKIESIQFLKVQDPESKKIIFDSQSPILTWEDSVENLHINELTLDSISSPLWKDLFIQSDSTIDILGAEGISIESKNIKMEAGEHIIFSSDSKIVIDAEDIRLDPLALPVGGDGGYPGENPHFKICICLPSGLVYTIPENVSGTPIHCDDDNYSPCHH, encoded by the exons ATGGATGAAAAAACAAGTgcttatatgtattatttttgggCATGTAGCTTTGTCATTTTCATAATTGGCTTCATTAATCTATTTATACTCATTGCTATAATTCAAGCTTTAG gATTATCCCTTCATGGATTAAATACCATGCAATTCCTTCCGAACCAATTGGGAATTAAGTTTACAGACGATCTAATTGCCAATAATATAACTACAGGAAATGGTATAATAAGTAGCTTCAGTGATGAACCCCTATATATTCATGCCAATGATGAGCTAAAATTTCGCACAACAAAGGATGGGGCTAGCCTATTTTTAAACGAAGATGAGGGTCTTAAAATTGAGAGCATTCAATTTCTTAAAGTACAAGATCCtgaatcaaagaaaattattttcgacTCTCAGTCTCCGATTTTAACATGGGAAGACTCTGTTGAGAACCTTCATATCAACGAGCTAACATTGGATTCAATTAGTTCACCACTTTGGAAGGATTTGTTTATTCAGTCTGACTCCACGATTGATATATTAGGAGCAGAAGGGATTTCAAttgagtcaaaaaatataaaaatggaagcCGGAGagcatatcattttttcttctgaCTCTAAAATAGTAATTGATGCAGAGGACATCCGACTTGACCCTTTGGCCCTCCCTGTAGGAGGTGATGGTGGCTATCCTGGAGAAAATCCACATTTCAAGATTTGTATATGCTTACCATCAGGACTTGTATACACAATCCCTGAAAACGTATCTGGGACACCTATACATTGTGATGATGATAATTACAGTCCTTGTCATCATTAA
- the LOC121117689 gene encoding dyslexia-associated protein KIAA0319-like protein: MMSPVHVIYFLSTLCFFVAHSINLHFDAPRLNNEQCPGIYPHVFSSSVPLGELKLNFVKVDTVNSPEDCVSSCCSDPSCNEAFLYEKNNTLACYKVTCKEVENCLPKADEKGNSTHVVLVRSGLSQNWETLLAQHQVLLPKKSTTCEVGLDLATCHENEVCTPVNAKSRNGKCQCKEGYTYDSNGQCTKAYISVPSSATTVASTKTPEPTRITVEISSKNITLPKNSASLTAFAIPEASNGEKYEYEWVLISNQTSGVMENGNNPTLTVKNLIQGTYRFKVVVRGKSVIGDAFGNITVFPEKRVNKPPKAIVRPTNQKIYLPINSAIIDGSESWDDVPSKLVFKWEKEIAPVQYPSLSSSEQTLELKNLILGNYSIRLTVTDSDGVSDSTNSTLLVLPQKDYPPTANAGEDIIIYLPQDNVILNGNRSTDDHGIVSWEWKRAPSDTDLAADIQDVRTPYPKISNLVKGVYTFVLKVSDVKNQVSEGTVTVYVRDPINVPPKANAGEDKELSLPVNWITLDGSLSKDDINISSYSWTQESGPSDSKIINASAQVTNVTNLTKGVYIYKLVVIDNSKNKGEDTVKITVNQDTNSSPVANAGEDMTVNLPLSVIAVNGSKSTDDFRIAKWEWIRDENSLAAGKIIGNSTFESVLYLTDVVTGEYIFRLKVTDDQGKTSEDSISIIVQDNPHKKEILQLILNENLDALTSSLLDRILERIKLSIVRGDDTTMKIELISLFPQLDSNFVVMHFLMKKQDKKGKEIILKGVDVLKTLQTKLRTDPDILELKVINLDTLVCQNNCSGHGKCHQATRTCICQPFWIENFVRRQLMDGKSNCEWSIIYVGIFLSILTTIITCGLVFIMCKNKKIPGKLTMKRRYTKLGQHDQDMELRSPYTSSLMESETDSDEEIIFENAANGSVLGNGGTLTNRNVSAHT, from the exons ATGATGAGTCCTGTACATGTAATCTATTTTCTGTCTACACTTTGCTTCTTTGTCGCCCATTCCATTAACTTGCATTTTGACGCTCCACGTCTTAACAACGAGCAATGTCCAGGGATTTATCCACATGTGTTTTCCAGCTCTGTTCCACTCGGTGAACTCAAACTTAACTTTGTGAAAGTTGACACTGTCAACTCTCCTGAAGATTGTGTCTCATCCTGTTGCTCAGATCCATCCTGCAACGAAGCATTTTTATAcgagaaaaataatactttagcTTGTTATAAG GTAACGTGCAAAGAAGTAGAAAATTGTCTTCCTAAAGCAGATGAGAAAGGTAACTCGACTCATGTCGTACTAGTACGATCAGGCCTTTCACAAAATTGGGAAACCCTTCTTGCTCAGCATCAAGTACTTTTACCCAAAAAATCGACTACATGTGAAGTTGGACTTGATTTAGCAACTTGCCATGAAAACGAGGTTTGTACTCCTGTAAACGCAAAAAGTAGAAATGGAAAATGTCAATGCAAAGAAGGATATACATATGACTCTAATGGACAATGTACTAAAGCATATATCAGTGTGCCTTCTAGTGCGACAACAGTTGCAtccacaaaaa CTCCTGAACCAACGCGAATAACAGTTGAAATATCTTCCAAAAACATTACTCTACCAAAGAACTCAGCAAGTCTAACTGCTTTTGCTATACCAGAAGCCTCTAACggagaaaaatatgaatatgaatgGGTTTTAATATCCAATCAAACCTCTGGTGTCATGGAAAATGGAAATAATCCAACTCTTACagtgaaaaatttaatacaaggAACTTATAGATTCAAAGTAGTTGTCAGGGGAAAATCTGTTATTGGAGATGCCTTTGGAAATATAACTGTTTTCCCCGAAAAAAGAGTGAATAAACCTCCAAAAGCAATTGTCCGTccaacaaatcaaaaaatttatcttccCATTAATTCAGCTATCATTGATGGATCAGAGTCATGGGATGATGTACCATcgaaattagtttttaaatggGAGAAGGAAATAGCTCCCGTCCAGTATccctctctttcttcttctgaACAAACTCTggaattgaaaaatttaattttgggaaattataGTATACGACTCACTGTTACAGATTCTGATGGTGTCTCTGACTCCACAAATTCAACTCTTCTTGTTCTTCCACAAAAAGATTATCCACCAACCGCCAATGCTGGcgaagatataattatttatcttcctCAAGATAATGTGATTTTGAACGGTAATAGAAGTACTGATGATCATGGAATTGTAAGTTGGGAGTGGAAAAGAGCCCCTTCAGATACAGATCTTGCTGCTGATATTCAAGACGTTCGAACTCCTTATCCCAAAATATCTAATTTGGTCAAAGGAGTTTATACATTTGTTCTTAAA gtATCTGATGTAAAGAATCAAGTATCTGAGGGTACGGTTACTGTCTATGTGCGTGATCCTATCAATGTTCCTCCCAAAGCAAATGCTGGAGAAGACAAAGAATTATCTCTGCCAGTGAATTGGATAACTCTTGACGGTTCACTTTCTAAAGATGATATCAATATTTCATCTTATTCCTGGACACAAGAATCGGGCCCATCCGATTCTAAAATAATCAATGCATCTGCTCAAGTCACTAATGTCACTAATCTAACTAAaggtgtttatatttataagttggtAGTTATTGATAATTCAAAGAATAAGGGCGAGGATACGGTTAAAATAACTGTGAACCAAGACACTAATTCTTCTCCTGTTGCTAACGCTGGAGAAGATATGACTGTGAATTTGCCATTGTCTGTTATTGCAGTCAATGGAAGTAAATCTACAGATGATTTTCGAATTGCAAAATGGGAGTGGATTCGAGATGAAAATTCCCTGGCAGCTGGAAAAATTATTGGGAATTCAACCTTTGAGTCCGTTTTATATTTGACAGATGTTGTTACTGGGGAATATATATTTCGATTAAAAGTTACGGATGATCAAGGAAAAACATCTGAGGATTCTATCTCGATAATTGTTCAAGATAATCCTCACAAAAAAGAGATTTTACAgcttatattaaatgaaaatttagatGCGTTGACATCAAGCCTTCTCGATCGTATTCTAGAACGAATCAAATTATCGATTGTTAGGGGCGATGATACAACTATGAAGATTGAACTTATCTCCTTATTTCCTCAATTggattcaa ATTTTGTAGTTATGcatttcttaatgaaaaaacaggataaaaaaggaaaggaaattaTCTTGAAAGGTGTTGATGTTTTAAAAACACTTCAAACTAAACTCAGAACAGATCCAGATATCCTGGAATTGAAAGTAATTAATCTAGACACATTAGTCTGTCAAAATAATTGCTCTGGACATGGGAAATGCCATCAAGCAACGAGAACTTGTATTTGCCAACCTTTTTGGATAGAAAATTTTGTACGAAGGCAGCTTATGGATGGTAAAAGTAATTGTG AATGGAGTATCATTTATGTgggtatatttttatcaatattgacGACAATAATCACTTGTGGCCTCGTTTTTATAATGTGCAAGAATAAGAAAATTCCTGGAAAACTAACAATGAAACGAAGATATACAAAATTAGGACAACATGATCAGGATATGGAGCTCCGAA GTCCTTACACGTCGAGTTTGATGGAATCTGAAACGGATTCTGACGAAGAGATTATATTCGAGAATGCAGCCaatggatcggtcctaggaaaTGGAGGAACATTAACAAATAGAAACGTATCAGCGCATACTTAA
- the LOC121117690 gene encoding uncharacterized protein, which translates to MVQSVNRSISLNVYNEPTHTFEALRRTNSLHERKSEDKKLISYLNHEPIPLEIESLRQLIDELSISPRCREFWFPNEVDKTQIDLYFSQKEVITEWETKYNSLLRHQVTQQDTGFLGMRRRIKAFVRVFSNTKVTETNETALDLHYLEAWIDDLSEKDYAQENLEMKLVYGIDLGNFKEEMKIADKNKDGVLSKNEFIQMMMNYHSRNNYQKSSAWERAWNAIAYADQISCSPPPLGMLS; encoded by the exons atggttcAAAGTGTTAATAGATCGATAagtttaaatgtttataatgaGCCAACACATACATTTGAGGCTCTTAGGCGAACAAATAGCCTGCATGAAAGAAAAAGTGAGGACAAAAAGCTGatatcttatttaaatcatGAGCCTATACCCTTGGAAATAGAGTCACTACGTCAATTAATAGATGAGCTCAGTATAAGCCCGCGGTGTCGAGAATTTTGGTTTCCCAATGAAGTAGACAAAACACAGATAGATTTATACTTTTCACAGAAAGAGGTCATAACAGAGTGGGAAACTAAATACAATAGTCTTCTGAGGCATCAAGTCACACAACAGGATACAGGGTTTTTGGGGATGAGGAGACGAATAAAGGCATTCGTAAGAGTGTTCTCAAATACTAAAGTAACCGAAACGAATGAGACTGCCTTGGATTTACATTATCTAGAAGCATGGATCGATGATCTTAGTGAAAAGGACTATGCCCAAGAGAATTTAGAAATGAAGCTTGTGTATGGAATCG ATTTAGGAAATTTTAAGGAAGAGATGAAAATTGCTGACAAAAACAAGGATGGAGttctttctaaaaatgaattcataCAAATGATGATGAATTATCATTCtagaaataattatcaaaagagTTCAGCATGGGAGAGAGCATGGAATGCAATAGCATATGCCGATCAAATAAGTTGTTCTCCACCACCATTAGGAATGTTatcttag
- the LOC121117691 gene encoding rhomboid-related protein 1-like, which translates to LGILCLCILNVVIYFGGLIVRPDISIPFCSRWIYNPNRRYEVWRFFTCTLIHADPFHLINNMILLLLVGVPLEMYHSTWRTLFVYLIGSVSGSVLVSVIDKKRPLAGASGGVSSLAAAHVADIALNWTEDTIIFRHRLRTNRPARVIKSECVRIGRLCIIGFIISLDVYNCLRQRYGSSRTGDISYISHVGGAIFGFLVGYLVLHHHFFRKNNKLIRCLVLIGNLSVWAFMILEHIFNDTEFPPLDPCDLSTFRKECSDKCYKYIPQFNNQCNITFC; encoded by the exons TTAGGTATCCTGTGTCTATGCATTTTGAATGTAGTCATATACTTTGGAGGTCTCATCGTTCGGCCTGATATAAGCATACCTTTTTGTTCAAGATGGATTTACAATCCGAATAGACGCTATGAAGTTTGGCGTTTCTTTACATGCACTTTGATACACGCAGATCCATTTCACTTGATTAACAACATGATATTACTGCTACTAGTGGGAGTCCCATTAGAGATGTATCACTCCACATGGAGAACTCTTTTTGTGTATTTGATTGGCAGCGTTTCGGGCTCTGTCTTAGTATCAGTTATCGATAAGAAGAGACCATTGGCAGGAGCCTCCGGAGGAGTTTCTTCTCTTGCTGCAGCTCATGTTGCGGATATTGCATTGAATTGGACGGAAGATACCATCATTTTTAGACATCGACTTAGAACTAATCGACCCGCAAGAGTGATCAAATCGGAGTGTGTAAGAATAGGACGCTTATGCATAATTGGCTTCATTATCTCTCTAGATGTATACAATTGTCTTAGACAAAGATATGGATCATCCCGTACAG GAGACATCAGCTATATTTCACACGTAGGAGGAGCAATATTTGGTTTCCTCGTTGGCTATCTTGTACTTCATCAccacttttttcgaaaaaataataagttgatTCGATGCTTAGTTTTAATTGGGAACTTGTCTGTCTGGGCATTTATGATCTTGGAACACATTTTTAACGATACTGAATTCCCACCCCTGGATCCTTGTGACTTGAGCACTTTCCGAAAAGAATGCAGCGATAAatgctataaatatattcctCAATTTAATAACCAATGTAATATTACCTTTTGTTGA